The genomic stretch ACCAACACGGTCCGTCACGATTCTAGCGCGGCGCTTCAACGCCCCTGAGCGTCCAGGCGAGCTGCGGGATTGCGCTCGGATTGGCTCCAAACGCCAGCGAATGCAAGGAATGCAGAATATACTGGCCACACAGCCGCCTACGTTGCCGCTGTTTGTCTTCTGGGTGCGAGAGGACTCCGGGTGCGCGAGCACACCGCGTTGACATCAGCGCGCGTGGTGCTCCACGCCCTTCGGACCGGCCACCACCAGGTCCGTGGTGAGGTTCAGGAACAAGCCGTGGCCCACGATTCCCGCGCGCGCGCCCAGGCTCGCGGCCAGCGACGCGGGCGCGTCGATGGGACCGAAGGCACAGTCGAGCACGAGGTTGCCCTGGTCCGTGAGGAAGGGCTCACCGCCAGCGCCGTGCCGGACGGTGACGCGCGCGCCGAGCGATTCGAGGAACCGCGCCTGGGAGCGCCAGCCGAAGGACAGCACCTCCACCGGCACCGGCCAGTGCGTGCCCAGCACGGGGGACAGCTTTCCCGCGTCCACCACGATGACGACGCGCCGGCTTGCTTGCGCGACGATCTTCTCGCGCAGCAGCGCGCCACCACCGCCCTTGATGAGGGACAGGTCCGGCGCCACTTCGTCCGCGCCGTCGATGGTGACGTCCAGCACGGGGTGCGCGTCCAGCGTCGACACGGGCACGCCCAGCGAGCGAGCCAGCGCCTCCGTGGCGCGCGAGGTGGGCACGCCCACGATGTCCAGCAGCCGCCCCTGCGCGCGCAGCGCGGCCAGCCGATGGACGGCGAAGGCCGCGGTGCTGCCCGTGCCCAGCCCCACCACCATGCCCGGCTGGAGGAAGCCGTCCACCGCCCATTCGGCGGCGGCTTGTTTGTAGCGGGCCGTCGCCGCGCCGTCGTCCTGCTGGCTCATGACGAAAGCGTAGCGCGGCGGCGCGCGGTGGCTGCTGGTGTCCCCGCGCGCGATGTCCCGTGCTGGACGGCGAACGGCTCAGAGGCCCTTGGAGTCCCCTCGGGGCCCCCACGGCCCTGGCTCATCCGGCAACGCGGCGCCATCCAGGAAGCGGTACAGCACCGCGTCGTAGCCCCCCGCGCTGGGGAAGCTGGACGTCTG from Myxococcus xanthus encodes the following:
- the rpiA gene encoding ribose-5-phosphate isomerase RpiA, coding for MSQQDDGAATARYKQAAAEWAVDGFLQPGMVVGLGTGSTAAFAVHRLAALRAQGRLLDIVGVPTSRATEALARSLGVPVSTLDAHPVLDVTIDGADEVAPDLSLIKGGGGALLREKIVAQASRRVVIVVDAGKLSPVLGTHWPVPVEVLSFGWRSQARFLESLGARVTVRHGAGGEPFLTDQGNLVLDCAFGPIDAPASLAASLGARAGIVGHGLFLNLTTDLVVAGPKGVEHHAR